One window from the genome of Salvia splendens isolate huo1 chromosome 9, SspV2, whole genome shotgun sequence encodes:
- the LOC121749639 gene encoding uncharacterized protein LOC121749639 has product MAEEERLTGSSSGPSPSPDPCPICLSPTTQESYLDQCFHKFCYNCIVKWINIVARVQSCTSSTMTCPLCKRENFSIICGYDGISYQRHYVGKSLENSEFFSEAHRYRLKCYYTDSGDIAEKLQVSLYWKFRKYLRQNHYLADWLRREIQAVMQEEDTDIIMHHVLGVIDSLRRDWSKKTSITAEKAREEFRVAVSDAVRPFLTGRTERFVEELEVFVASGLNMDAFDQVYIKHLGWEESEKKETRQPTTPAVPYLYIFDEDEAEAEDR; this is encoded by the exons ATGGCTGAAGAAGAAAGATTGACTGGTTCCTCTTCcggcccgagcccgagcccggaCCCGTGCCCTATTTGCCTCTCCCCAACAACCCAAGAATCCTATTTGGATCAGTGTTTCC ATAAATTTTGCTATAACTGCATAGTTAAATGGATCAATATAGTTGCACGTGTGCAATCTTGTACATCTTCAACAATGACTTGTCCTCTGTGCAAG AGAGAGAATTTCTCCATTATTTGTGGATATGATGGAATTTCTTATCAACGGCATTATGTTGGCAAGAGTTTGGAAAATAG TGAATTCTTTTCAGAAGCTCACAGATATAGGCTGAAATGCTACTACACTGACTCag GTGATATTGCTGAAAAATTACAGGTTTCACTTTACTGGAAGTTTCGTAAGTATCTACGGCAAAATCATTACCTGGCTGACTGGTTAAGGAGGGAAATTCAGGCTGTAATGCAG GAGGAGGATACCGACATTATCATGCATCACGTACTTGGTGTCATCGACTCATTAAGAAG GGATTGGTCGAAAAAGACAAGCATCACAGCTGAAAAGGCACGAGAAGAGTTTAGAGTAGCAGTTTCGGATGCGGTGAGGCCATTTTTGACAGGGAGAACAGAGAGATTTGTAGAAGAGTTAGAAGTGTTTGTAGCATCAGGGCTCAACATGGATGCTTTTGATCAAGTGTACATTAAGCATTTAGGTTGGGAAGAGAGTGAGAAGAAGGAAACTCGTCAACCTACTACACCTGCTGTGCCCTACTTGTACATCTTTGATGAAGATGAAGCTGAAGCAGAAGATAGATGA